The region AGATAACGCGTTTACCTTGCTTTAGAACGGGCACTTTTCCTGAATCAGTGTACTTAGCAATCTGAGCTGCCGTTTTTTTATCATCAAGTTTGATATTGATTTCTTTAAACGGAAGACCTGATTGCACTGCTACTAACCATGCTCTCATGGACCATGAAGAATAGGTTTTATCGCCAATCACTAGATCGAAATATGGTTTGTCGCTGTGTACGTGAAACGCCATCGGAAACTCCTCTTGATACGAAAAGGTTTTCCAACGTCTGGTTGAAAAAGTACATCAATTTGGAGAAGCCCCGATGATTTTGTTATGCGTTACCGTAATTTTTTTAAGGAAGTCCCCCGCCTCCCGCTGAGCCATAGATCTGCCCCGTTGCATAGCTCGCATCGCTTGCTGCAAGTTGAACATAAATCGAGGCAAGTTCGGCGGGTTGACCGGGTCGACCCATGGGACTGTCTTCCCCGAATTTCTTTAGTTTTTCTTGTGTTGCTCCACCACTGACTTGCAAGGGCGTCCATATCGGACCCGGGGCGATACCATTCACGCGAATTCCTTTGGGAGCCAGTTGTTTTGCGAGAGAACGCACATAACTCGTCGTCGCAGCTTTAGTTTGAGCATAGTCATATAGTTCTGCAGAGGGATCTGTTGCCTGCACAGAACTCGTACCGATGATACATGAGCCTGGCTTTAAATGCGGTAACGCCGCTTTAATAGTCCAAAACGGAGCATAAATATTCGTCTTCATTGTCGCATCGAAATCTTCGGTGCTTACATCCATAATCGAAGCTCGTGTTTGCTGTCTGGCTGCATTGTTCACTAGTATGTCCAGACCACCTAATGCTTGAACCGCTGTATCCACCAACTGTTTACAAAATGCTTCACTACGAAGGTCACCGGGAATTGCCACCGCCGTTCTTCCCTCAGCTTTTATCAACGCGATAACTTCTTTAGCGTCGGATTCCTCGGCCGGCAAATAGTTAATAGCTACATCAGCACCTTCTCTGGCATACGCAATGGCACACGCGCGTCCCATACCGGAGTCCCCTCCGGTAATTAATGCTTTTCTTCCCGCAAGTCTTCCCGATCCAACGTACGATTTTTCACCATGATCTGGTGGCGGATTCATTTTACTTGCAAGACCCGGCCAAGGTTGTGACTGGGATTTAAACGGAGGTTTTGGATATTTTTTCGTTGGGTCTTGCAGAGGTTGTGCAGACCTTTTTACTTTCATTTCTTTTTTTTCGTCAGCCGCATAGACATTGAGCGGACTGATTGCCGCAGCGACAACACCCGCCCCCAAACTTCCAATCAATTGGCGACGACTCAAATCTTTCTTTTCCATTAATGTTATTCCTTTCGTAAAAAGAAATACTGTAGCTTGCGAGCTTCAAAGAGGGATCATGTAATTAAGCAAGTCTGGCTTTTGCGAAATCCCAACAGGGCCTCTGTTTATTGAAACAAATCTTGAATGTGGACTTTCGCATTTCGTAGGCGCGTGTCTGAATGTCTCAGTAAATAAAACCAAGGAGGATAAAATGACATCTCGTTCATCTTACAGCAGAGATCGCGGCGATCGCATGGATCGCAATCAACGCCAAGGGCGTATGAATGAATTTAACTATGAAAATCGCGGTAGTT is a window of Bdellovibrio sp. SKB1291214 DNA encoding:
- a CDS encoding SDR family oxidoreductase; protein product: MEKKDLSRRQLIGSLGAGVVAAAISPLNVYAADEKKEMKVKRSAQPLQDPTKKYPKPPFKSQSQPWPGLASKMNPPPDHGEKSYVGSGRLAGRKALITGGDSGMGRACAIAYAREGADVAINYLPAEESDAKEVIALIKAEGRTAVAIPGDLRSEAFCKQLVDTAVQALGGLDILVNNAARQQTRASIMDVSTEDFDATMKTNIYAPFWTIKAALPHLKPGSCIIGTSSVQATDPSAELYDYAQTKAATTSYVRSLAKQLAPKGIRVNGIAPGPIWTPLQVSGGATQEKLKKFGEDSPMGRPGQPAELASIYVQLAASDASYATGQIYGSAGGGGLP